The Plectropomus leopardus isolate mb chromosome 2, YSFRI_Pleo_2.0, whole genome shotgun sequence genome has a window encoding:
- the tfap2c gene encoding transcription factor AP-2 gamma isoform X2, with the protein MLWKLADNVKYEDDCEERHDGNSNGNPRLPHLPAVSQHLYSPSPSLSHSASSDFQPPYFPPPYQPISYPQSSDPYSHLGDPFNINSIHQSPSSNQQQWPGRQGQEGLSAHGRSGLASQILGLEGGSSGVRREGFRRPELLPPHVHGIESSVIGDNMGMHDMGHGLEDVQHVDDHSIIMADQTVIKKGPVTLPKGNALGLPFQKESLLGMVSNPTEVFCSVPGRLSLLSSTSKYKVTVAEVQRRLSPPECLNASLLGGVLRRAKSKNGGRSLREKLDKIGLNLPAGRRKAANVTLLTSLVEGEAVHLARDFGYVCETEFPAKAIAEYLGRPHVERNEVNSRKNMLLAAKQICKEFTDLLTQDRSPLGNSRPAPIMEPGIQGCLTHFSLITHGFGSPAICAAMTSLQNYLNEALKQVDKMYLSSGSDTQGSSDSGSKSADKMDKHRK; encoded by the exons ATGTTGTGGAAATTAGCCGACAACGTGAAGTATGAGGATGACTGTGAG GAAAGACACGACGGCAACAGCAATGGGAACCCCCGGCTGCCTCACCTGCCAGCGGTCAGCCAGCACCTCTACAGCccgtctccctccctctcacacTCGGCCAGTTCGGACTTCCAGCCCCCGTACTTCCCGCCTCCCTACCAGCCCATCTCCTACCCACAATCCAGTGACCCATACTCGCACCTCGGCGACCCTTTCAACATCAACTCCATACATCAGTCGCCTTCGTCGAACCAGCAGCAATGGCCCGGTCGGCAGGGCCAAGAAGGCCTCAGCGCGCACGGGAGGAGCGGACTGGCGAGTCAGATCCTGGGCCTGGAGGGAGGCTCGTCTGGGGTGAGGAGGGAAGGGTTCCGGCGGCCGGAGCTGCTGCCGCCACACGTGCACGGCATAGAGTCGTCTGTGATTGGTGATAACATGGGGATGCACGACATGGGCCACGGATTGGAGGATGTTCAA catgtCGATGACCACAGTATTATTATGGCAGATCAGACAGTCATCAAAAAAG GTCCTGTCACTCTACCAAAAGGCAACGCACTGGGTCTTCCGTTCCAGAAAGAGTCCTTGCTGGGCATGGTATCAAATCCCACAGAGGTATTCTGCTCCGTACCGGGCCGTCTTTCCTTGCTGAGCTCCACATCCAAGTACAAGGTTACCGTGGCCGAGGTCCAGAGACGTCTGTCACCCCCTGAGTGCCTAAACGCATCGCTCCTGGGAGGGGTTTTACGCAG AGCCAAGTCAAAAAATGGAGGTCGCTCTCTGAGAGAGAAGCTGGATAAGATTGGGCTCAACCTGCCTGCAGGAAGACGGAAAGCAGCCAATGTCACTCTACTTACCTCACTAGTAGAAG gTGAAGCTGTTCACTTAGCGAGAGACTTTGGTTACGTGTGTGAGACAGAGTTCCCTGCAAAGGCAATTGCTGAATACCTCGGCAGACCGCACGTGGAACGCAACGAGGTTAACTCTCGCAAGAACATGCTCCTTGCTGCCAA GCAAATCTGCAAGGAGTTCACTGACTTGCTTACTCAGGACCGTTCACCTCTGGGAAACTCTCGGCCGGCCCCCATCATGGAGCCTGGAATCCAAGGCTGCCTGACCCACTTCAGCCTCATCACTCACGGCTTTGGCTCTCCGGCCATCTGTGCCGCCATGACCTCGCTTCAGAACTACTTGAACGAGGCGCTCAAACAAGTGGACAAGATGTACCTGAGCTCTGGTAGCGACACCCAGGGATCCTCAGACAGTGGGAGCAAATCTGCCGACAAAATGGACAAGCACAGGAAATGA
- the tfap2c gene encoding transcription factor AP-2 gamma isoform X1: protein MLWKLADNVKYEDDCEERHDGNSNGNPRLPHLPAVSQHLYSPSPSLSHSASSDFQPPYFPPPYQPISYPQSSDPYSHLGDPFNINSIHQSPSSNQQQWPGRQGQEGLSAHGRSGLASQILGLEGGSSGVRREGFRRPELLPPHVHGIESSVIGDNMGMHDMGHGLEDVQHVDDHSIIMADQTVIKKVLGLRGGRNLDRLQRTYYQGGILAGPVTLPKGNALGLPFQKESLLGMVSNPTEVFCSVPGRLSLLSSTSKYKVTVAEVQRRLSPPECLNASLLGGVLRRAKSKNGGRSLREKLDKIGLNLPAGRRKAANVTLLTSLVEGEAVHLARDFGYVCETEFPAKAIAEYLGRPHVERNEVNSRKNMLLAAKQICKEFTDLLTQDRSPLGNSRPAPIMEPGIQGCLTHFSLITHGFGSPAICAAMTSLQNYLNEALKQVDKMYLSSGSDTQGSSDSGSKSADKMDKHRK from the exons ATGTTGTGGAAATTAGCCGACAACGTGAAGTATGAGGATGACTGTGAG GAAAGACACGACGGCAACAGCAATGGGAACCCCCGGCTGCCTCACCTGCCAGCGGTCAGCCAGCACCTCTACAGCccgtctccctccctctcacacTCGGCCAGTTCGGACTTCCAGCCCCCGTACTTCCCGCCTCCCTACCAGCCCATCTCCTACCCACAATCCAGTGACCCATACTCGCACCTCGGCGACCCTTTCAACATCAACTCCATACATCAGTCGCCTTCGTCGAACCAGCAGCAATGGCCCGGTCGGCAGGGCCAAGAAGGCCTCAGCGCGCACGGGAGGAGCGGACTGGCGAGTCAGATCCTGGGCCTGGAGGGAGGCTCGTCTGGGGTGAGGAGGGAAGGGTTCCGGCGGCCGGAGCTGCTGCCGCCACACGTGCACGGCATAGAGTCGTCTGTGATTGGTGATAACATGGGGATGCACGACATGGGCCACGGATTGGAGGATGTTCAA catgtCGATGACCACAGTATTATTATGGCAGATCAGACAGTCATCAAAAAAG TATTAGGACTACGAGGTGGCAGGAACCTTGATCGCTTACAGAGGACTTATTATCAGGGGGGCATTCTTGCGG GTCCTGTCACTCTACCAAAAGGCAACGCACTGGGTCTTCCGTTCCAGAAAGAGTCCTTGCTGGGCATGGTATCAAATCCCACAGAGGTATTCTGCTCCGTACCGGGCCGTCTTTCCTTGCTGAGCTCCACATCCAAGTACAAGGTTACCGTGGCCGAGGTCCAGAGACGTCTGTCACCCCCTGAGTGCCTAAACGCATCGCTCCTGGGAGGGGTTTTACGCAG AGCCAAGTCAAAAAATGGAGGTCGCTCTCTGAGAGAGAAGCTGGATAAGATTGGGCTCAACCTGCCTGCAGGAAGACGGAAAGCAGCCAATGTCACTCTACTTACCTCACTAGTAGAAG gTGAAGCTGTTCACTTAGCGAGAGACTTTGGTTACGTGTGTGAGACAGAGTTCCCTGCAAAGGCAATTGCTGAATACCTCGGCAGACCGCACGTGGAACGCAACGAGGTTAACTCTCGCAAGAACATGCTCCTTGCTGCCAA GCAAATCTGCAAGGAGTTCACTGACTTGCTTACTCAGGACCGTTCACCTCTGGGAAACTCTCGGCCGGCCCCCATCATGGAGCCTGGAATCCAAGGCTGCCTGACCCACTTCAGCCTCATCACTCACGGCTTTGGCTCTCCGGCCATCTGTGCCGCCATGACCTCGCTTCAGAACTACTTGAACGAGGCGCTCAAACAAGTGGACAAGATGTACCTGAGCTCTGGTAGCGACACCCAGGGATCCTCAGACAGTGGGAGCAAATCTGCCGACAAAATGGACAAGCACAGGAAATGA